The Patescibacteria group bacterium genomic interval AATCGCGGCTGCAATCTCAAATCCGACGGTCGTCCGATTATCGGCTTGTCGGCCAAGGAGCTGGCGCGTTTGGCTTTTGAGATTGATGAAAATATTATCGTCTTTCCCGCGCATGTGTGGACGCCATGGTTTGCCGTGTTCGGTTCCAAGTCGGGATTTGATTCGCTTCAGGAATGCTTTGAAGAATTGACACCGAAAATTTTTTCAGTGGAGACGGGGCTATCCTCCGATCCATTAATGAACTGGAGTTTGTCATGTTTGGATGAAATAACTCTGCTCTCTAATTCTGACGCGCACTCGCCAGCCAATCTCGGACGCGAAGCTAATGTATTTGATTTTAAGGAAAACGAATTCACTTATCAAGAACTGAGAAGAATAATAAAAGAAAAAGATCGAAAAAAATTTCTGATGACCTTGGAGTTTTTTCCCGAAGAAGGCAAGTATCATATTGACGGCCATGCCGCTTGCGGTTTTTTTTGCGTGCCGGAAAAAAGCAAACAGTTGGATAACAAATGTCCTAAGTGCGGCAAGTCGCTTGTTCTAGGCGTACTCAATCGGGTTAGCTTATTAGCCGATCGGAGCGAGATCAAGGCGGATGAGTTCATTCCCTATAAGAATCTGATTCCTTTGCAGGAAATAATCGCCGACGTTTTGGAAGTCGGCAAAAGTTCCAAGA includes:
- a CDS encoding endonuclease Q family protein, which codes for MKIIADLHIHSKYSRSCSQDLTLPNIAKWCERKGIGLVTTGDFTHPAWFKSIKEELIQAEQGFFRLKDDPSTVRFVLGGEISCIYTQGGKCRRVHICLLLPSIEAAEELIQELINRGCNLKSDGRPIIGLSAKELARLAFEIDENIIVFPAHVWTPWFAVFGSKSGFDSLQECFEELTPKIFSVETGLSSDPLMNWSLSCLDEITLLSNSDAHSPANLGREANVFDFKENEFTYQELRRIIKEKDRKKFLMTLEFFPEEGKYHIDGHAACGFFCVPEKSKQLDNKCPKCGKSLVLGVLNRVSLLADRSEIKADEFIPYKNLIPLQEIIADVLEVGKSSKKVQREYLSLVRHANEFSVLLDSSLAELREITLPEVAEAIIAMRQGQVEISAGYDGVFGKIKIKNARLRVEQKKKF